GAATACGCTGTATAACAATGCTTTGAATATTTCTCCGCGCACCATTGCATCGATGGCGAATGCGGAAAACAAGGGGTAGGTCAGATAGAGGATGTTTTCCGCCGCCACCAGGCCGAATGTGAACAGCAGGCGTTTTTGATTGTGGCGGGCAAGGTATTTGAGCGCCTGCCAATTATCGGTTGCTTTGATTGCCATGATTCCATTCTGCCTGTTGGGTGAAAACGAGCTGCAAATGTTGAAGCTGCTTGATTAATTGGTTTAATTTTTCCAAGCCGAACAGTTCGGCGGTTTGTGTTTCCAGCGCGTGAAGCGCGGCAACCATCGGCAGGGTGCGGCTTGCGCCCGCTTCGCTTAAAAACAGCCGCTTGCTGCGTTTGTCGTGCGGGTCGGCTTCCGTGCGCAGCCAGCCTTTTTCTGCCAACTGCCTGCAGACGAATGACACGGTTTGTTTGGGCAAATGCCATTCTTCGCCGATTTCTTTGGGCGTGGCCGAGCCGTGCCGACCGATTTGGTATAACACGAAAAATTCATTGGCGCTCAAGCCGCGCTGTTTTGCCCATCGGACGTAAACATCCAATAATGTGGCGCAGGTTTCGGCAAGGGCATCGAAAGGGGAAGGGTTCATGATGGTGCGTTGATAATGTACAATATAGTACTATTATAGTCTGATATTGTACTTTTAGAAAGACTGTTGGCCTAACCCGACAAAGTCTTATCAAACTAAAACGGCGGAAACAGGTTTTTGATTTGAATGGATACCGATAACAGGGAAACAACAGGCCGTCTGAAAATTTTCAGACGGCCTGGTTGCCGCGGTTGCTGCCGTATGTTGCAGGCTGATCAGCGGCGGATTTCTACATAAGCGTTTTCGTGCAGTTCTTTGAGCAGGTTGGCGGTGGCCTGCTCGGCTTTTTGGCGGGCGATATATTGGCGTACGGCTTCACGCTGCCGTTCTTCGTGAGTGCCTGCTTCGCGCACATCGTTCAGTTTGATGATGTGCCAGCCGAACTGGCTGCGCACGGGGCGGCTGATTTGGCCGGGTTTCAGGCTGTGTACGGCATTTTCAAACTCGGGCACCATTTGGCCGTCTGAAAACCAGCCCAAATCACCGCCGCCGGCTGCACTGCCGTCTTGCGAATATTGGCGGGCCAGGGCGGCAAAATCGTTACCGCTGCGTGCCTGGTTGTAGATTTTCCGGATACCGCTTTCAGCGGCTTTGGCGGCGTTGGCGTTTTCGGCTTTCAGCAGAATGTGCTGGGCGCGGTATTGGCGCAGAGGCTCGCCTTGCGGCAGGGCGGCGCCTTGCTGCTTGGCGTGGGCAATCATGCTGTCTATTTCGGCATCGCTCACGCGGCTTTGCTGCATCACGGCCTGCTGGCGCACTTTTTGGGTGATGATGCTGTCGGCAACGCTGCGGCGCACGGCGGCTTTGCTCACGCCTCTTTGGGCGGCTTGGGCATAAAGACCCTCGATAGTGGTTCTGCGGGATTGGGCGATATCGCTTAAGGCAGCATCGATTTCGGCATTGCCGGCGGTGATGTTGCGGCGTTTTCCGGCCTGAACGATCAGTGATTGGTTGATCAGCTGCTGCAACACCTGGGTACGCAGTTCGGCTTCATTAACATTTTTGCCCAAGCGGCTGCGGGCTTCGGCCATGCCTTGGCGCACATCGCGCTGGGTGATGACTTCGCTGCCGGCTACGGCGGCAATGCCGTCTACCTGCTTGATTTCGGCGGCTGGTGCAGTTTGCAGGGCAAAGCCGAGAGCGGCGGCCAGCATCAGGGGTTTGAAATTCATGGTTTGACTACCTCGTTGGTTTTGCTGTAGCCGGGAACGGCCAAGCGCAGTTTTTCGAAGGGGTTGTTGCCGATATTGCTCAAGTCTTTCAACTGCAGGTTGAAAAATACGGCGTTTTTGGTGCTGTTCAGGCCGGTTACGTAGCGTTGGCCGACAACGCTGGCACTCCAGCAGCCGCAGCCGCTTTTATATTCGAGGCCGGCGAGCATTTCAATCGGTTTTCTGCCCTGCATCTCATAATTATAGCGGGCAACGGCGTAAAGGTTTCGGGTAAGCGGCCATTGGGCGGCCAAGTCTATCTGGCGGATTTTGTCGTATAAATATACGCCGTTGTCTTGCAGGTAGATTCTTTCGTTGCGGCCGTATTTATAACGCGCACTTAATACTTTGCCGGGGCCGGGATGATAGAGCAGGGCGGCCGAATAGCTTTGGGCACGGCTTTCGTTTTGGTTGTAGTGGATATCGGTGTCGATGCGGATGCTGTCGGTGATTTGGCCGTTGGCAAATGCCACCCAGTCGGAACGGTTGCGCGGGTAGCGGCCGATGTTGCCGTCGGGCTGGACGTTATCGTTTTTCAGGTAAAATTTTTGGCCGATGCCGGCGCGAAACAGTTCGGCACCGCTGCGGGGGGTGAGCAGGCGGGTTTGCACAGCGGTGGAAACGCTGTTGGCCGAATTGACGCGGTCGTTGCCCGAATAGAGGTTTTCACGGAAGAGTTGGTCGTAGCTGAAACTGTTTTCAGAGGTGTCGAAGTTGGGCAGGTCGTTTTGCGATTTGGTGGGGATGTAGTTGTAAAACAGGCGCGGTTCCAGCGTTTGCAGATAACTGCTTCCTAAAAACGCAGTTTTGCGCTCGAAAGTCATGCCGCTGTCGATGTTGAACACCGGCAGGGTAAGGCCGGCGGTGCGGGAAGGTTTGCCGCCGAATGCTTCCAAATCGTAATATGCCGAATGTACGCCGATTTTCGGGCGGATATAACCCCATGAGTTGTGGAAGTTCCATTTCACGCTGGGTTTGACCACCACGCGTTTGCCCGATTGTTTGCTGTTGTGGTCAAAGCGTGTGAATTGGCCGAATACGTCTATTTGGGCATTGCCGATGTTTTTGTTCCAAGCGCCCTGCAGGCGCGGCATGATGGCGTAGGGTTCGTCTTTATAGCCGTAGATATTGGCCAGCGTTTGGTATTTCTGCACGGTGAAGTGGCCATCGAACGCGCCATTCCATAAAGTGTCGTTATAGTTCAGCCAAACTTGGCGGTTGAGATTGACATTGGCGGCGATGTCGTCTTGGCCGTAGAAATCGCGGTAGTAATTGTTGTCGGAAACGCGGTTATAGTCGATTCCGCCGCTGAGCTTGGAAGTGAACTGCTGGTTGTGGTTCAACTTAAACTGGTAGCGGTTGCTGTGTTCGCTTTTGCGGTCATCGGGCATCCAGGTGCCTTCGATTTGGCCGGCGTATTTCGGCTGCAGATAGCGGAACTGGCCGCCGAGGCGCGCGCCGCGGCTGCCGATAACGCCGGGGGTGATGGTGGCATCGTAATTGGGTGCGAGGTTCAGGTAATAGGGCAGATCCAGCTCCAGGCCGTCTGAACCGAGGCCGACAGTGGGAACCAACAGGCCGCTTTTGCGGTTGCCGTTGAGCGGAAAATCCGCCCACGGCGTGTAGAGAACGGGCACACCGCCGAACACCAGCGAAGCGCCTTTGGCCACGCCGATGCCGGTGTTTTGGTCGGCCTCGATGCTTTTGGCTTTGATATACCAGCCCGCGTCTCCGGGCGAGCAGGTATTGAATCGGGTGTTGGTCAGTTTGTAGCGGCCGTTGCCCTGCATTTCGGCGGTTTCGCTCACGCTTTGGAGGCGGCGGCCGTTTTGCTCGCTTTCCAAACGGGTGTTGTGCGCGGTGCCGGTGCCTTCGGCCAGATTGTATTGCACGCCTTCGCCGGTAACGGTGGTGCCGTTTTGGTAGAGCACGAAAGTTTCACCGGCGGTAACGGTTGCGGCTGCTTGGTCGTAATCCACCCATTGCGCGTTCAATATCTGGCCGTTGCGCTCGATTATCACACCGCCTTCGGCGCGCACTTTAACGTTGGTTTGACCCTCCACCGAATCGGCAGTTATGCGGGTGTAGTCGGCGGGCAGCGGTTGACCGCCGCTGCGTTCGATTTCCGGTATGGCATATGCCGCTGCCGCGTTTTTCAGTTTTTCGGGCGTACATGTCAGGCAGGTATCGCCCAGCGGCAGGCCGTCTGAAGCCTGAGCCGATGCCGCTGCGCCGAAACCCATGCCCAGGGCGAGCGCCACCGGTTTTAATGAAAATAAACGAACCAAAGTCTCACCTTAAATCGGTTTTGCCAGTTAGAATAGCGGCTATTCTAACCTGAAAAATCAAAAAAACCATCATGCAACGACAAACCGAACTGAAAAACTGGCTGGAAAAGGTTTATCCGAACCGGGCTTTTGAATTGAGTTTTGCCGCCGCCGATGCAGATTTCCGGCGTTATTTCCGCGCTGCTTTTTCAGACGGCGGCACGGTTGTCTGCATGGATGCGCCGCCCGATAAAATGAGTGTGGCGCCTTATCTGAAAGTGCAGAAATTATTCGATATGATAAATGTGCCGCAGGTTTTGCATGTGGATGAAACGCTTGGTTTTATGGTGTTAAACGATTTGGGCAACACCACTTTTTTGGCCGCCATGCAGCAGGCGGATAATGAGCCGGCCGATAAAGCACTGCTGCTTGAAGCCATTGACGAGCTGGTGGTTTTGCAGAAAAACAGCCGCCCCGGCCAACTGCCCGAATACAGCCGCGAAGTGATGCTGCGCGAAATCAACCTGTTTCCCGAATGGTTTGTGGCCAAAGAGCTGGGCAAAACCCTGAATTTCAAGCAGAGCGGATGGTGGAACCAAACCGTTGAAACGCTGCTGCCGCCCCTGTTGGCACAGCCGCAGGTGTATGTGCACCGCGACTATATCGTCCGCAACCTGATGCTGGCCGAAGGCCGCCCGGGCGTGCTCGATTTTCAAGACGCGCTTTACGGCCCGGTTTCCTATGATTTGGTGTCACTCTTGCGCGATGCCTTTATCGAATGGGAAGAAGAGTTTGTGTTGGATTTGGTTATCCGCTATTGGGAAAAAGCACGTGCCGCCAGCCTGCCCGTGCCGGAGCAGTTTGACGAATTTTACCGTTGGTTTGAGTGGATGGGCGTGCAGCGCCATCTGAAAGTGGCGGGCATTTTTGCGCGCCTCTATTACCGCGACGGCAAAGGCAAATACCGCCCCGAAATCCCGCGCTTTTTAAATTATCTGCGCCGCACCTCGCGCCGCTATCACGATTTGGCGCCGCTGTATGCGCTGCTGGTGGATTTGGTGGGCGATGAAGAGTTGGAAACGGGCTTTACTTTCTAGCGCCCTGCCTGCTCCGAAACTGTTTTTCAGACGGCCGGGGCATTCGGAACGGCCGTCTGAAAGGCTGGATGGACAACAAACACAGCATTGCTAAAACTGACTGCAAACCCACACCGGATTACAACAGCGCAGCGTAAAAAACACCCTGCCGCTTGCAACCGCTGCCTTTTGCCCCTATTCTGCACCCACCGGCGCGTACGCCGCGCCATTATCAAAGGAAAAACTTCCATGAACCAAACCAAATTCTTTGCCCTGTCGGCCGTTGCCGCGCTCGCTTTGAGTGCCAACGTTTATGCAGCCAAAGAAATCAAAGTGGCTTCCAACAACACATCCTACACTCAAGACAATGTGCAGAAACTCGCTGCCACTGCCGTAAGCATGGGGGTGAAAGAGCCGGTCAGCCTGAGTTTGGCGGGCGGCAGCCTCACCGTTTCCGGCAGCAGTGCCACCCGGTGCGTATTTAAAGTGGGCGATGGCGACACGCCGAAAATCCAGGGCGTAAACTGCAAATAACGGTTTTCGGGTTTCATTGCGCCCATTTGCAGAACCGGGCCGCAGCGTATTCCAACGCTGCGGCCTGCCGTTTTCAGACGGCCTCAATCTTGATAAGATGCCTGCATTTGCAAACCGTTATATCAAGAGAAGTGTGATGTGGCGTTATATTTTCCAACGCTTGCTGCTGCTGGTGCCCACGTTGTTGGGCATTTTGGCGGTAACGTTTGCCGTTATCCAGTTTGTGCCGGGCGGGCCGGTGGAGCAGATGGTAGAGCAGCTCACCCAAACCGGTGCGGGCGGTGAAACGGCGGCGGCAGCGGGCGGCATGTTTAAAAACGGCAACCGCCTGAGCGCGGAAGACATGGCCGCGCTCAATGCTTTATACGGTTTCGACAAGCCGCCGCTTACACGCTTTGCCGAAATGGTCGGCCGCTTTGTGCGTTTTGATTTGGGCGAGAGTTTTTTCCACCATCAAACCGTGTTCGAGCTGGTGAAAGAAAAGATGCCGGTGTCGATGAGCTTGGGTTTGTGGACGTTTTTTCTCACTTATTTGATTTGTATTCCGCTGGGTATTGCCAAAGCCGTGCACGATGGTTCGCGGTTTGACGCGGTATCGGGCGCGGTGGTGTTAATCGGCTATACCGTGCCGCCGTTTGTTTTGGGTTTGGTGCTGCTGGTGCTGTTTGGCGGCGGCAGCTTTTTTGCCTGGTTTCCGCAGGGCGGTTTGGTGGGCGACGACTGGGAAACGCTCGGCACGGCAGCCAAAATCAAAGATTACCTCTGGCACATGGCCTTGCCGGTAACGGCTTCGGTGGCCGGCAATCTGGCGGTGATGACGGTGCTTACCAAAAACGTGTTTCTCGAAGAAATCCGCCGCCAATATGTTTACACCGCCCGCGCCAAAGGCCTGCCCGAGCGGCAGATTTTGTGGAAACACGTGTTGCGCAATGCCATGATTCCGCTGGTTACGGGCTTTCCCGCCGCTTTTATCGGCGCGTTTTTTACCGGCAGCCTGCTGATCGAAACCCTGTTTTCGCTTGACGGCTTGGGGCTGCTTTCTTATGAAGCGGTGATGAAGCGCGATTATCCGGTGGTGATGGGCACGCTGTATGTGTTCACCCTGATGGGGCTGCTGGCCAAACTGCTGTCGGATATTTCATATTCCTGGGTGGATCCGCGCATTCATTTTGGTGGGCAGAAATAATTAACGGAGAATCAAATGGCTGTTTGGGCCGGCAGCATCTCTTCGATATGTTCGGCATACCTTGTGTGCTGAAACATCGAAACATAAAACCTGCCGGCAAATGAAAAAGAGGCCGTCTGAATGAAGGATGTTTCAGACGGCCTTTTAAGGAGATTTAAGGAGATGGAAATGAAAAAACTTCGGAAGCCTCAACCGGCTTCAGGCCGTTTTATTGTCGGCGCACAAACTCCGCATGAAGCGATACCGGAATCTGCTCGACAATAGAGCTCAAGCCCATCACTTCAACCAATTTTGCCACACCATCCGCCATATCCATACTTTTGGTGTCTAACACAACGGGGCTTAAGGTGTACACCATCATTTTATCGGCACTGACGCGTTGGGCGGACAAATCGGCTTCCAAGTTGATTTGTTTGCCGTGGATATTCAACACTAAAGGCTGTTTGAAATGAACGCTTTCGCCTACAGACAAATTATTGACGGCCTCTGCATCTACTTTTGCGCTGATTTCTGCTTTGGCAAACCGGGCGGTTTCAAAAACCCAGTCTTTTAAGCGTTGGTCGCGGATTTCAATGCCCGTTTTCACGCTGCCCAAATCAACATCCATTTTAAAATCCCCTTCTTTGCCCAGCGTGGCCTGAGCGCCGCCAAAGCCCGACTGCTCGGTGATGCTGTTGAGCTGTTTGTTGATTTTGCTGCTCAAGAAGCTGATATCGACACTGGAGGAATGCCATGCTGACGGCTCCTGAACCGAAGAAACAGCCGATTCGGCGGCGGCCTGCCCGGCCTGCATGCTATTTGATTGGGAAGGGGAGCAGGCAGCGAGGGTGAGTAAAAACGTTGATAAAATAAGTGTTTTTTTAAACATAAACATACCTTTCTTATATTTGGACTAAAATATCAAACTCAAAAATAAAGCCATCATCAAAAATATTCTTCAGAGCAGCTGCTCCCGCCGACCGGTATTTCAGATGGTCGGCAGGCATACGGAGCTGTTTTAGATTCCGAAAGAATTTTTTTCAATCACGAAACAATAGATGGAGATATGT
This genomic interval from Neisseria musculi contains the following:
- a CDS encoding MarR family winged helix-turn-helix transcriptional regulator, producing MNPSPFDALAETCATLLDVYVRWAKQRGLSANEFFVLYQIGRHGSATPKEIGEEWHLPKQTVSFVCRQLAEKGWLRTEADPHDKRSKRLFLSEAGASRTLPMVAALHALETQTAELFGLEKLNQLIKQLQHLQLVFTQQAEWNHGNQSNR
- a CDS encoding peptidylprolyl isomerase, which translates into the protein MNFKPLMLAAALGFALQTAPAAEIKQVDGIAAVAGSEVITQRDVRQGMAEARSRLGKNVNEAELRTQVLQQLINQSLIVQAGKRRNITAGNAEIDAALSDIAQSRRTTIEGLYAQAAQRGVSKAAVRRSVADSIITQKVRQQAVMQQSRVSDAEIDSMIAHAKQQGAALPQGEPLRQYRAQHILLKAENANAAKAAESGIRKIYNQARSGNDFAALARQYSQDGSAAGGGDLGWFSDGQMVPEFENAVHSLKPGQISRPVRSQFGWHIIKLNDVREAGTHEERQREAVRQYIARQKAEQATANLLKELHENAYVEIRR
- a CDS encoding LPS-assembly protein LptD codes for the protein MVRLFSLKPVALALGMGFGAAASAQASDGLPLGDTCLTCTPEKLKNAAAAYAIPEIERSGGQPLPADYTRITADSVEGQTNVKVRAEGGVIIERNGQILNAQWVDYDQAAATVTAGETFVLYQNGTTVTGEGVQYNLAEGTGTAHNTRLESEQNGRRLQSVSETAEMQGNGRYKLTNTRFNTCSPGDAGWYIKAKSIEADQNTGIGVAKGASLVFGGVPVLYTPWADFPLNGNRKSGLLVPTVGLGSDGLELDLPYYLNLAPNYDATITPGVIGSRGARLGGQFRYLQPKYAGQIEGTWMPDDRKSEHSNRYQFKLNHNQQFTSKLSGGIDYNRVSDNNYYRDFYGQDDIAANVNLNRQVWLNYNDTLWNGAFDGHFTVQKYQTLANIYGYKDEPYAIMPRLQGAWNKNIGNAQIDVFGQFTRFDHNSKQSGKRVVVKPSVKWNFHNSWGYIRPKIGVHSAYYDLEAFGGKPSRTAGLTLPVFNIDSGMTFERKTAFLGSSYLQTLEPRLFYNYIPTKSQNDLPNFDTSENSFSYDQLFRENLYSGNDRVNSANSVSTAVQTRLLTPRSGAELFRAGIGQKFYLKNDNVQPDGNIGRYPRNRSDWVAFANGQITDSIRIDTDIHYNQNESRAQSYSAALLYHPGPGKVLSARYKYGRNERIYLQDNGVYLYDKIRQIDLAAQWPLTRNLYAVARYNYEMQGRKPIEMLAGLEYKSGCGCWSASVVGQRYVTGLNSTKNAVFFNLQLKDLSNIGNNPFEKLRLAVPGYSKTNEVVKP
- the amgK gene encoding N-acetylmuramate/N-acetylglucosamine kinase AmgK; amino-acid sequence: MQRQTELKNWLEKVYPNRAFELSFAAADADFRRYFRAAFSDGGTVVCMDAPPDKMSVAPYLKVQKLFDMINVPQVLHVDETLGFMVLNDLGNTTFLAAMQQADNEPADKALLLEAIDELVVLQKNSRPGQLPEYSREVMLREINLFPEWFVAKELGKTLNFKQSGWWNQTVETLLPPLLAQPQVYVHRDYIVRNLMLAEGRPGVLDFQDALYGPVSYDLVSLLRDAFIEWEEEFVLDLVIRYWEKARAASLPVPEQFDEFYRWFEWMGVQRHLKVAGIFARLYYRDGKGKYRPEIPRFLNYLRRTSRRYHDLAPLYALLVDLVGDEELETGFTF
- a CDS encoding ABC transporter permease subunit, translating into MWRYIFQRLLLLVPTLLGILAVTFAVIQFVPGGPVEQMVEQLTQTGAGGETAAAAGGMFKNGNRLSAEDMAALNALYGFDKPPLTRFAEMVGRFVRFDLGESFFHHQTVFELVKEKMPVSMSLGLWTFFLTYLICIPLGIAKAVHDGSRFDAVSGAVVLIGYTVPPFVLGLVLLVLFGGGSFFAWFPQGGLVGDDWETLGTAAKIKDYLWHMALPVTASVAGNLAVMTVLTKNVFLEEIRRQYVYTARAKGLPERQILWKHVLRNAMIPLVTGFPAAFIGAFFTGSLLIETLFSLDGLGLLSYEAVMKRDYPVVMGTLYVFTLMGLLAKLLSDISYSWVDPRIHFGGQK
- a CDS encoding YceI family protein, encoding MFKKTLILSTFLLTLAACSPSQSNSMQAGQAAAESAVSSVQEPSAWHSSSVDISFLSSKINKQLNSITEQSGFGGAQATLGKEGDFKMDVDLGSVKTGIEIRDQRLKDWVFETARFAKAEISAKVDAEAVNNLSVGESVHFKQPLVLNIHGKQINLEADLSAQRVSADKMMVYTLSPVVLDTKSMDMADGVAKLVEVMGLSSIVEQIPVSLHAEFVRRQ